A section of the Roseovarius sp. W115 genome encodes:
- a CDS encoding mandelate racemase/muconate lactonizing enzyme family protein, whose protein sequence is MRIKEFHIYHHDLPVKNGPYTMSHGPVWSLETTLVQLVTEAGVDGWGEVCPIGPLYAPVQASGVRALLNDIGAGLIGVELSVNAVQAAIDGMIEGGNYARSAVDIAVHDALGRSLGVSVATLLGGAYQTRLPSYYATGIGTPEGIAALALEKVDEGYPRIQIKAGGRDVAEDIATLRKVHEVIGHRARVLVDPNRGMSASDALRLSRECQDIPFVLEQPCNTIEEIARIRPMMHHPIHIDESMVDLNTLLRLVGDGLVDGFGMKISRLGGLRPASTFRDIAAVRRMAHSCEDSWGGDIVNAACVHLGATVRPDLLEGVWLAQPYIDGHYDPNGGVRIEGGHINLPEGPGLGVTPDPNMFGVPAASFGG, encoded by the coding sequence ATGCGTATCAAAGAGTTCCATATCTATCACCACGATCTGCCGGTCAAAAACGGGCCCTACACCATGTCACACGGGCCGGTCTGGTCGCTTGAAACAACGCTCGTGCAGCTGGTCACAGAGGCAGGTGTCGACGGCTGGGGAGAGGTGTGCCCCATCGGTCCGCTCTATGCCCCGGTGCAAGCCAGTGGCGTGCGCGCGTTGCTCAACGACATTGGTGCCGGGCTCATCGGAGTGGAACTGTCCGTCAATGCCGTGCAGGCCGCGATTGATGGGATGATTGAGGGCGGTAACTATGCGCGCTCTGCTGTGGATATCGCCGTGCATGATGCGTTGGGGCGTTCGCTCGGTGTGTCAGTGGCCACGCTTCTGGGCGGGGCCTATCAGACCCGGTTGCCCTCCTACTACGCCACCGGGATTGGCACGCCGGAAGGGATTGCTGCTTTGGCGCTTGAGAAGGTCGATGAGGGGTACCCCCGCATTCAGATCAAAGCAGGTGGGCGTGATGTGGCCGAAGACATCGCCACTCTGCGTAAGGTGCATGAAGTCATTGGCCACCGCGCGCGGGTGCTTGTGGACCCAAATCGTGGCATGAGTGCCAGTGATGCCCTGCGCCTGTCGCGGGAGTGTCAGGATATCCCCTTCGTGCTGGAACAGCCCTGCAATACCATTGAGGAAATCGCCCGCATCCGCCCCATGATGCACCACCCGATCCATATTGATGAGAGCATGGTCGATCTCAACACGCTGCTGCGTCTGGTGGGGGACGGCCTGGTGGACGGGTTCGGGATGAAAATCTCGCGTTTGGGCGGGCTGCGCCCGGCGTCGACCTTCCGCGATATCGCAGCGGTGCGGCGTATGGCGCATTCCTGTGAGGACAGCTGGGGTGGGGATATCGTCAACGCAGCCTGCGTACATCTTGGGGCGACGGTGCGGCCTGACCTGCTTGAAGGCGTGTGGCTGGCGCAGCCTTATATAGACGGGCATTATGATCCAAACGGTGGCGTACGGATAGAAGGCGGTCACATCAACCTGCCAGAGGGGCCGGGACTTGGCGTGACACCTGATCCTAATATGTTCGGCGTGCCAGCGGCCTCATTTGGGGGATAG
- a CDS encoding trimethylamine methyltransferase family protein: MTVEAVGTVRRGRGARKQARQARDVTMLPALKRGIPLTEPMDAEQIERIDAASMDILESVGVVFRDDIAIADWKSAGADVRDGDRVHLDRGLVRELIASIPETFTYHARNPNNTLPFGKDHAIFVPMTGAPYLRDLDDVRRNPTLDDLANFHKLSHMLPAMHSSAHHIVEPYDHPISQRHLRITYSSMKHSDKTFMGMTTSPKNAEDVMEMCAILFGEDYIETHPVVTGNCNGNSPLVWDETMLGAMRAFNKRNQPVLCSPFVLGGANTPASVAPTVAQLNAEALSALAYTQVVRKGCPAIYGHYLSTVSMKSGAPMAGTPEISLMNLMIGQMARHYGVPWRSSNTLGGAKTLDAQAGYESATTLMALQMAGTNYMWHSAGWNEAGMHCSMAKFVIDAEQCAMAYRMAEGIRWDDFDEAIAAVTDVGPGGHYLGHPHTLENFQRAFFMPELFDNNSIEQWQAEGAVEANERALNYTRQMLNDYEEPKLDEAKNEALLDYIARREREIPAADALNQDY; this comes from the coding sequence ATGACCGTTGAAGCCGTAGGAACCGTCCGCCGCGGTCGCGGCGCGCGCAAGCAGGCGCGACAGGCTCGGGATGTGACAATGCTGCCCGCGCTCAAGCGGGGCATTCCTCTGACAGAGCCAATGGATGCCGAACAGATTGAGCGCATTGATGCCGCCTCCATGGATATCCTCGAAAGTGTCGGCGTGGTTTTCCGCGATGATATCGCGATCGCCGATTGGAAAAGTGCAGGCGCGGATGTGCGCGATGGCGACCGGGTGCATCTGGATCGCGGGCTGGTGCGGGAGCTGATCGCTTCCATCCCCGAAACGTTCACTTACCACGCGCGCAATCCAAACAATACGCTCCCGTTTGGAAAGGATCATGCGATCTTTGTGCCCATGACCGGCGCGCCTTATCTGCGTGATCTTGACGATGTGCGCCGCAATCCGACGCTCGACGACCTCGCGAATTTCCACAAGCTGAGCCATATGCTCCCCGCGATGCATTCCTCTGCGCATCATATCGTTGAGCCCTATGATCACCCTATCAGCCAGCGGCACTTGCGGATCACCTATTCCTCGATGAAGCATTCCGACAAGACGTTCATGGGCATGACGACAAGCCCCAAGAACGCGGAAGATGTGATGGAGATGTGCGCGATCCTGTTTGGTGAGGACTATATCGAAACACATCCGGTGGTGACGGGCAATTGCAACGGGAACTCGCCGCTGGTCTGGGATGAGACCATGCTGGGTGCGATGCGAGCGTTTAACAAACGCAACCAGCCTGTGCTGTGCTCGCCTTTTGTGTTGGGCGGGGCCAACACGCCTGCGTCCGTTGCACCCACGGTGGCGCAGCTGAACGCTGAAGCGCTCAGTGCGCTGGCCTACACGCAAGTGGTGCGCAAAGGATGTCCGGCGATCTATGGGCATTACCTGAGCACCGTCAGCATGAAATCCGGTGCCCCAATGGCAGGCACGCCAGAGATCAGCCTGATGAACCTGATGATCGGCCAGATGGCGCGGCATTATGGCGTGCCTTGGCGGTCATCCAACACGCTGGGCGGGGCCAAGACGTTGGACGCGCAGGCGGGGTATGAGAGTGCAACGACGCTCATGGCGCTACAGATGGCGGGCACGAATTACATGTGGCATTCGGCCGGTTGGAACGAGGCAGGGATGCATTGTTCTATGGCCAAGTTCGTGATTGATGCCGAGCAATGTGCGATGGCCTACCGCATGGCGGAGGGTATTCGCTGGGATGATTTTGACGAGGCGATTGCTGCGGTGACAGACGTGGGTCCAGGTGGGCACTACCTGGGCCATCCGCACACGCTGGAGAATTTCCAGCGGGCGTTCTTCATGCCGGAACTCTTCGACAACAACTCAATTGAGCAATGGCAAGCCGAGGGCGCGGTTGAGGCCAATGAGCGCGCGCTCAACTACACACGTCAGATGCTGAACGACTACGAAGAGCCCAAGCTTGATGAAGCCAAGAATGAGGCCTTGCTAGACTATATCGCCCGGCGGGAACGGGAAATTCCCGCCGCAGACGCCCTTAATCAGGACTACTGA
- a CDS encoding aldehyde dehydrogenase translates to MTELLTRDEYGAIAAEMDFPAAPFVDGKFRKGAGPMMETVNPATGKVLTKVSTAGQKDVDFAVQKAREAFDRGEWSKAHPSDRKDVLIRLCKLITRRRHELAVMESLDSGKPIRDCEMIDIPETIHTIKWHGELIDKIYDQVGPSGDDALSMIVREPIGVVACVLPWNFPLLMMAWKIGPALAAGNSVIVKPAEQTSLTALRLAEVAHMAGIPRGVLQVLPGNGPSVGEPLGLHLDVDMVSFTGSTETGKRFLRYAADSNMKKVTLECGGKNPAVVLEDAENLDHVAEHVVNAAFWNMGENCSATSRLIVHKAVKEPLMERIVARMRDWKTGDPLDPANHFGALVDAEHCKKVAGYLKGKAVAGGAKPKGNFVVPTVYDVNKSDARAREEIFGPVLSVIEVASEAEAIELANDTEYGLAASVFTGNIRRALSAAKNIRAGTVTVNCYGEGDIATPFGGFKQSGFGGRDNGIHAHDQFTEVKTIWVDLSDPRDGDLVG, encoded by the coding sequence ATGACTGAATTGCTGACACGGGATGAATATGGCGCGATTGCCGCGGAGATGGACTTTCCCGCCGCGCCGTTTGTGGATGGAAAATTCCGCAAGGGCGCGGGCCCGATGATGGAGACAGTGAACCCTGCAACGGGGAAGGTCTTAACGAAGGTTAGCACCGCCGGACAGAAGGATGTGGATTTTGCGGTGCAGAAAGCGCGCGAGGCGTTTGATCGGGGTGAGTGGTCCAAAGCGCATCCCAGTGACCGCAAGGATGTGCTCATTCGCCTGTGCAAGCTGATCACGCGGCGGCGGCATGAGCTAGCTGTGATGGAGAGCCTCGACAGTGGCAAACCCATTCGCGATTGCGAGATGATCGACATCCCTGAAACTATCCACACGATCAAGTGGCATGGGGAGCTGATTGACAAGATTTATGATCAGGTTGGCCCCTCAGGCGATGATGCGCTGAGCATGATCGTGCGCGAGCCGATTGGCGTGGTGGCCTGTGTCTTGCCATGGAATTTCCCGCTTTTGATGATGGCCTGGAAAATTGGCCCGGCCCTAGCGGCGGGCAATTCGGTGATTGTGAAACCTGCCGAACAGACCAGCCTGACGGCGCTGCGTTTGGCAGAGGTGGCACATATGGCGGGTATCCCGCGCGGGGTCTTGCAGGTACTGCCGGGGAATGGGCCAAGCGTGGGCGAGCCGCTCGGTCTGCATTTGGATGTGGATATGGTGAGTTTCACCGGATCGACCGAGACCGGCAAACGGTTCCTGCGTTATGCCGCTGATAGCAATATGAAAAAGGTCACGCTGGAATGTGGTGGCAAGAACCCGGCTGTGGTGCTGGAGGATGCCGAAAACCTCGACCATGTGGCCGAACATGTGGTGAATGCAGCCTTCTGGAATATGGGAGAGAATTGCTCGGCCACCTCGCGTCTGATCGTTCATAAGGCCGTCAAAGAGCCGCTGATGGAGAGGATCGTGGCCCGCATGCGGGATTGGAAAACAGGTGATCCGTTGGACCCGGCCAACCACTTTGGGGCGCTTGTGGACGCAGAGCATTGCAAGAAGGTGGCGGGGTATCTCAAGGGAAAGGCGGTGGCTGGCGGGGCCAAGCCCAAGGGTAACTTTGTGGTGCCGACGGTTTATGACGTGAACAAGTCCGACGCGCGCGCCAGGGAAGAGATCTTCGGACCCGTGCTGAGTGTCATCGAGGTGGCCAGCGAAGCCGAGGCAATAGAGCTGGCCAATGATACCGAGTATGGGCTGGCGGCGTCGGTCTTCACCGGCAACATTCGCCGTGCTTTAAGTGCTGCGAAAAACATACGCGCGGGTACGGTCACGGTGAATTGCTACGGCGAAGGCGATATCGCGACGCCCTTTGGCGGCTTCAAGCAATCCGGCTTTGGCGGGCGCGACAACGGCATCCATGCGCATGATCAGTTTACAGAAGTGAAGACGATTTGGGTCGATCTGAGTGATCCCAGGGATGGGGATTTGGTGGGATGA
- a CDS encoding dihydrodipicolinate synthase family protein, translating into MQFEGIWTPIVTPYHPDFSLNEVALAETVELLIAGGVHGIIAAGTTGEYYAQSFEERVDLARRIKALIKGRVPMVMGTGAMRTEDSIDYAKAAVEIGADALLVATPPYAVPTGREIALHALAIDRAANLPVMLYNYPGRMGVNMDEETLDRLGRNPNFCGIKESSGDINRLHLIGRDYPHLGLLCGMDDQALEFFAWGARGWVCAGSNFAPEAHVALYRACVLEGDFTKGRAIMSAMMPLMRVLEQGGKFIQCIKHGLTMRGVEAGPPRKPLQPLNKDDRRALEEVIRTMNTAIAAIEGGKI; encoded by the coding sequence ATGCAGTTTGAGGGCATATGGACCCCGATTGTGACGCCGTATCACCCGGATTTCTCGCTCAATGAGGTTGCTCTGGCCGAAACGGTTGAATTACTCATTGCGGGTGGTGTGCATGGCATCATCGCGGCGGGTACGACGGGGGAGTATTACGCGCAGAGCTTTGAGGAGCGTGTGGATTTGGCGCGCCGGATCAAAGCGTTGATCAAGGGCCGTGTACCGATGGTGATGGGCACCGGGGCGATGCGCACAGAAGATAGCATTGACTACGCCAAGGCCGCCGTTGAGATCGGCGCCGATGCACTCTTGGTGGCCACACCGCCCTACGCGGTGCCAACAGGGCGTGAAATTGCGCTGCATGCGTTGGCGATTGACCGTGCGGCGAACCTGCCGGTCATGCTTTACAATTATCCGGGCCGGATGGGTGTGAACATGGATGAAGAGACGCTGGACCGGCTGGGGCGCAATCCGAATTTCTGCGGGATCAAGGAAAGTTCTGGAGATATCAATCGTTTGCATCTGATTGGCCGGGACTATCCGCATTTGGGCCTGCTCTGCGGTATGGATGACCAGGCGCTGGAATTCTTTGCTTGGGGCGCGCGCGGCTGGGTTTGCGCGGGGTCAAACTTTGCACCTGAAGCGCACGTGGCGCTCTACCGGGCTTGTGTGCTGGAAGGCGATTTCACCAAAGGGCGCGCGATCATGTCGGCGATGATGCCGCTGATGCGGGTGCTGGAGCAAGGCGGTAAATTCATTCAGTGCATCAAACATGGGCTAACCATGCGTGGGGTTGAAGCGGGTCCACCGCGCAAGCCGTTGCAACCTTTGAACAAAGACGATCGGCGGGCGCTTGAGGAAGTGATCCGCACGATGAACACGGCGATTGCGGCCATTGAGGGGGGCAAGATATGA
- a CDS encoding GntR family transcriptional regulator has protein sequence MTKDRKAHCLEDIKMRILTLDIAPGSDLDEASLCERYGMSRTPMREIFQRLGGEGYVELTQNRGAKVASMDLAVMRMFFQTAPVIYASVARLAAENRQDLDLARLRALQGDFRTATESGDAGKAALLNHRFHLCIGEMARNPYLLPSLKRMLIDHTRLSQTFYRPASDDEAARVAQAVDQHDAMIAAFAAREAERAVDLTIDHWNLSRDRLERFVTPDPLPIDFLTERGGAHAV, from the coding sequence ATGACAAAAGATCGCAAAGCCCACTGTCTGGAAGACATCAAGATGCGCATCCTGACGCTGGATATCGCACCCGGCAGTGATCTTGATGAGGCATCGCTCTGTGAGCGTTACGGCATGTCACGCACACCCATGCGCGAGATTTTTCAACGGCTTGGCGGTGAGGGGTATGTGGAACTGACCCAGAACCGCGGTGCGAAAGTGGCGTCGATGGATTTGGCTGTCATGCGGATGTTCTTTCAGACGGCCCCGGTGATCTATGCCAGTGTGGCGCGGCTTGCGGCGGAAAACCGGCAGGACTTGGATCTGGCCAGATTGCGCGCCCTGCAAGGTGATTTTCGTACAGCAACAGAATCCGGAGATGCCGGGAAGGCCGCGTTGCTCAACCACCGGTTTCATCTGTGCATTGGCGAGATGGCGCGCAATCCCTATCTGCTGCCAAGTCTGAAGCGCATGTTGATTGATCACACGCGGCTCAGCCAGACATTTTACCGCCCCGCATCAGACGACGAAGCCGCGCGCGTGGCGCAAGCCGTCGACCAGCATGATGCTATGATCGCGGCCTTTGCGGCGCGTGAGGCAGAGCGCGCGGTGGATCTGACGATTGATCACTGGAACCTGTCGCGTGACCGGCTGGAGCGGTTTGTCACCCCTGATCCACTTCCCATAGATTTTTTGACCGAAAGAGGAGGCGCGCATGCAGTTTGA
- a CDS encoding carbon-nitrogen hydrolase family protein translates to MPRPLDIACLQTRPMPDFQSALDEAMPLAEAAVKAGADMLFLPEYCGGLKTEGAAVAPPSAPEASHPFLQAMQALARDRRVWINLGSIAVDGPDGRIINRGIMLDDAGHIRGRYDKINMFDIQLSETEVYRESAHVEAGCEAVIHDTPFARIGHTICYDLRFPDLWRSLAQAGAEILICPAAFTKKTGEAHWHVLNRARAIENTRFVISPCAIGPVPGGGESYGHSLVINPWGEVIADGGTIPGVVQAQIDLDQVVETEARIPSLANEQEFTLVSVDAKRSVA, encoded by the coding sequence ATGCCGCGCCCGCTTGATATCGCTTGCCTTCAAACAAGGCCAATGCCCGACTTTCAGTCGGCGCTGGACGAGGCGATGCCGTTGGCCGAAGCTGCAGTCAAAGCGGGCGCGGATATGCTCTTCCTGCCGGAATATTGCGGCGGGTTGAAAACCGAAGGGGCGGCTGTGGCACCGCCCTCTGCCCCTGAGGCGTCTCATCCGTTTCTTCAGGCCATGCAGGCTTTAGCACGCGACAGGCGTGTCTGGATCAATCTCGGCTCGATTGCCGTGGATGGCCCGGATGGGCGGATCATCAACCGTGGGATCATGCTCGACGATGCCGGGCACATTCGCGGACGCTATGACAAGATCAACATGTTCGACATTCAGCTGAGCGAGACGGAAGTCTACCGCGAAAGCGCACATGTCGAAGCGGGTTGCGAGGCCGTCATCCATGACACGCCCTTTGCGCGCATCGGTCATACGATTTGCTATGATCTGCGGTTTCCCGATCTGTGGCGCAGTCTTGCGCAGGCGGGCGCGGAGATTTTGATTTGCCCAGCGGCCTTTACCAAGAAAACGGGCGAAGCACATTGGCATGTGCTCAACCGTGCGCGGGCGATTGAAAACACGCGTTTTGTCATCTCTCCCTGTGCGATTGGTCCGGTCCCCGGTGGTGGCGAAAGCTATGGCCATTCTCTGGTCATCAATCCCTGGGGCGAAGTGATTGCCGATGGCGGCACAATCCCCGGTGTGGTGCAGGCGCAGATCGATCTGGATCAGGTCGTGGAAACAGAAGCCCGCATTCCAAGTCTCGCCAATGAACAGGAATTCACGCTTGTGTCTGTGGACGCAAAAAGGAGTGTGGCATGA
- a CDS encoding FMN-binding glutamate synthase family protein codes for MADGDLPTKKALDRDVNRIGDSFIFPPRVMDDIHIKSELGRYRMRGFSLFKKIPHWDDLTFLPGTLTRFVIEGYREKCETKTVIGPRAKVPLELDIPVYITGMSFGALSYEAKTALARGATMAGTATCSGEGGMIPDERRYSSKWFYQCIQSRYGFNPNHLVLADGCEFFIGQGCKVGLGGHLMGQKVTDQVAEMRSLPAGIDQRSPARHPDWLGPDDLALKIQEIREATDWQIPIQLKLGASRVYDDVRMAVKCDPDSIYIDGMEGGTGAGPHLATEDTGVPGMAAIRQARKAIDDLGKRGEISLVYAGGIRNGADVAKAIALGADAIAIGHSAMMALNCNKDIPEANYPEEIGSEPGYCYHCHTGRCPVGVATQDPKLRERLDPDEAAERVYNFLHTLTIEAQLFARACGKTYLHSLEPEDLAALTMEASAMAGVPLAGTNHTVGVEDYHHL; via the coding sequence ATGGCTGACGGAGATCTGCCGACAAAAAAGGCGCTGGACCGCGACGTAAACCGTATCGGTGACAGCTTTATTTTCCCACCACGGGTGATGGATGATATCCACATCAAATCCGAGCTGGGACGCTACCGGATGCGGGGTTTCTCGCTCTTCAAGAAGATTCCGCACTGGGATGACCTGACATTTCTGCCGGGGACACTCACACGCTTTGTGATCGAAGGCTATCGTGAGAAATGTGAAACCAAGACCGTGATCGGCCCCCGCGCAAAAGTGCCGCTGGAGCTGGACATCCCAGTCTACATCACTGGCATGAGCTTTGGTGCTTTGTCCTATGAGGCGAAGACGGCTCTGGCCCGTGGGGCGACCATGGCAGGCACGGCGACCTGTTCAGGCGAAGGGGGCATGATCCCCGATGAGCGGCGCTATAGCTCCAAGTGGTTCTATCAGTGCATCCAGTCACGCTATGGCTTTAACCCCAATCACCTTGTTCTGGCGGATGGCTGTGAGTTCTTCATTGGCCAAGGCTGTAAGGTTGGTCTGGGTGGCCACTTGATGGGTCAGAAAGTGACCGACCAGGTTGCCGAGATGCGGTCGCTTCCTGCCGGGATCGACCAACGCTCGCCCGCGCGTCACCCTGACTGGCTGGGTCCCGACGACCTTGCGCTGAAAATTCAGGAGATCCGCGAAGCCACAGACTGGCAAATCCCGATCCAGCTCAAGCTGGGTGCGTCCCGTGTCTATGACGACGTGCGGATGGCCGTGAAATGTGACCCCGACAGTATCTATATCGATGGTATGGAAGGCGGCACGGGCGCGGGCCCGCACCTTGCGACCGAAGACACTGGTGTGCCGGGCATGGCCGCAATCCGTCAGGCGCGGAAGGCGATTGACGATCTGGGCAAACGCGGTGAGATCAGCCTTGTTTATGCGGGCGGTATCCGGAACGGTGCGGATGTGGCCAAGGCCATCGCGCTGGGCGCGGATGCGATTGCCATCGGTCACTCGGCCATGATGGCGCTGAACTGCAACAAGGACATACCCGAGGCGAACTATCCCGAGGAAATCGGGTCTGAGCCGGGCTATTGCTACCACTGTCACACGGGCCGTTGCCCGGTGGGTGTGGCCACGCAAGACCCCAAGCTGCGTGAGCGGCTTGACCCGGATGAGGCAGCCGAACGCGTGTACAACTTCCTGCATACGCTGACCATCGAGGCGCAGCTCTTTGCCCGTGCTTGCGGCAAAACATATCTGCACAGCCTTGAGCCTGAGGACCTTGCAGCCTTGACGATGGAAGCGTCGGCCATGGCCGGTGTTCCACTCGCAGGCACCAACCACACGGTTGGCGTCGAGGATTATCACCACCTGTAA